A genomic region of Candidatus Thorarchaeota archaeon contains the following coding sequences:
- a CDS encoding SRPBCC domain-containing protein has protein sequence MDPKRQVEVLPLIRMTVRVYKPLEEVWKSFLDPVMMLQWLGNEISADIREGGEITFQGPNAPVCAEIEGNWTIRRLREDNSMLLSWSIMGVDTLVVIRFSKIPPGTLIEVKHGAIPTSARNLHLPEHWTLLLANFRSVVELGVPALRFDYSKYHPMRVTMYDPLEVRQSVVINAPPSLPFDVWTNPEKLSHFIGVERPVVDTRYGGIYTWWAEGKGPVVFTKIDPDKELEFSWVYGDELETRVNIRFEPVEDKTLVMLHHFGFKSPESVIGYNIGWASILSELKLVCELGDSGIERASLWEEVRL, from the coding sequence ATGGACCCTAAGAGACAGGTCGAAGTACTTCCACTGATCCGCATGACAGTTCGTGTATACAAACCACTCGAAGAGGTGTGGAAGAGTTTTCTTGATCCTGTTATGATGCTCCAATGGCTGGGAAATGAGATATCCGCAGACATCCGTGAAGGTGGAGAGATCACCTTTCAGGGGCCAAATGCCCCCGTCTGTGCTGAAATCGAAGGCAACTGGACTATCCGACGACTTCGAGAAGACAATTCGATGCTTCTCTCATGGTCTATCATGGGCGTTGACACCTTGGTCGTGATCCGTTTTTCCAAGATCCCTCCTGGTACTCTCATTGAGGTCAAGCATGGTGCAATTCCCACATCGGCACGGAATCTCCATCTTCCTGAGCACTGGACATTGCTCTTGGCGAATTTCAGATCAGTCGTCGAGCTTGGAGTTCCCGCTTTGCGGTTCGACTATTCCAAGTATCATCCTATGCGGGTCACTATGTACGATCCATTGGAGGTCCGACAGAGTGTTGTGATTAATGCTCCACCCTCCCTCCCGTTCGATGTCTGGACAAATCCCGAGAAACTCAGTCATTTCATAGGTGTTGAACGGCCAGTCGTTGATACCAGGTATGGAGGGATTTACACATGGTGGGCGGAGGGTAAGGGACCTGTTGTCTTCACAAAAATAGATCCTGATAAAGAACTTGAGTTCTCATGGGTCTACGGCGATGAGTTGGAGACCCGCGTAAATATCCGTTTTGAACCAGTTGAAGACAAGACCTTGGTCATGCTTCATCATTTCGGTTTCAAGAGCCCTGAGAGTGTAATTGGTTACAATATTGGTTGGGCCTCGATACTTAGTGAGCTCAAGCTTGTGTGTGAACTTGGTGATTCTGGAATCGAACGTGCAAGTCTCTGGGAGGAAGTTCGCCTCTAA
- a CDS encoding GTP-binding protein: MRDQDDGSKVLKAVLIGDGAVGKTSIRRNYLGEDFIEGHLATIGVDLATKKVLFRDEIIKFVIWDLAGQPTFEKVRGHYYHGSNGILLVYSVIDRETFDNASKWLVEAYRNMGRLPPTIIIGNKIDLRGTVPPDQQVSSKEGQQFADYFIKKLEIPAVFIETSAKTGENIHEAFEKILQMMADAEDDKSEIFIG, encoded by the coding sequence ATGAGAGATCAAGATGATGGCAGTAAGGTCTTGAAGGCAGTATTGATTGGGGATGGGGCAGTAGGGAAGACAAGCATCCGACGTAACTATCTAGGTGAAGATTTTATCGAGGGCCATCTTGCCACAATTGGAGTTGATCTGGCTACAAAGAAAGTTCTCTTTCGTGACGAGATTATCAAATTTGTCATCTGGGATCTTGCTGGCCAACCCACTTTTGAAAAAGTGAGAGGCCATTACTATCACGGGTCAAATGGTATCCTCCTCGTATATTCGGTCATCGATCGAGAGACATTCGATAATGCGTCAAAGTGGCTTGTAGAAGCTTATCGAAATATGGGTCGGCTACCGCCCACAATTATTATCGGAAACAAGATTGATCTCCGTGGAACTGTGCCCCCTGATCAACAGGTGAGTTCTAAAGAAGGGCAGCAATTCGCCGATTATTTCATTAAAAAATTGGAGATTCCTGCGGTGTTCATCGAGACCTCTGCAAAGACTGGTGAGAATATTCATGAGGCCTTCGAGAAGATCTTGCAGATGATGGCCGACGCTGAAGATGACAAGAGCGAGATCTTCATCGGTTAA